One Calderihabitans maritimus genomic window, CGCACCAACCGTACCCCACAACTACCACATTTTTTCCAGCTACTACTAAATTGGTAGACCGGTTGATGCCGTCCCACACCGACTGCCCAGTCCCGTACCGGTTGTCGAACAGGTATTTGGACAGGGCGTCGTTCACGGCCACCATCGGGAATAAAAGCTTCTTCTCCCTTTCCAGCGCCTTCAACCGCAGTACCCCGGTAGTGGTTTCTTCGCATCCCCCAATAACCTTCCCCGCCTCTGTTTGCCGGGTACGATGAAGCAGCGCAACCAGATCACCACCATCGTCGATGATTAAATCAGGCTGGAAATCCAGAACTTTATTTAAATGGGCCTCGTATTCTTCTGGGGATGCCCCGTACCAGGCATAGGCCCTTATTCCTTCCTCCACCAACGCAGCTACCACATCGTCCTGGGTAGATAGCGGGTTACTCGCCGTTACCGCCACTTCTGCTCCACCGCTCTGCAAGACTTTGGCCAGATAAGCCGTCTTAGCTTCCAGGTGCAGACAAACGGCAATTCTCTTTCCTGCGAAAGGCTTCTCTGATATGAACTGTTTTTTCAGCAGACTTAATACGGGCATATGATTTTCTACCCACTCGATTTTTAATCTTCCTTGCGGCGCCAATTTAATGTCACGGATCATGGATTCATTTAGCATAGCAGTTACCTCCTAATCGTCTCTAACCGCATACCCTATCAAAATTCTATCTATGCATCTGTTTATCCTTTCGCGCATAAAAATTATATTGTATACTTGTGCGACTTGTCATTTCTCATCGTTAAAGTGTTCATAGCCCTTAGCCGTCAGAGGGGCAATTCTGCCTCTACGGCTTACCAGAATTCCCCTCTCCGCTTCCAGTATTTCTCCTACAATTGTTGCCTCCGTCCCCGTAGCATCCTTCAGTCGCGTCAGAATACGGTTAGCTTCTTCTGGCCTAACGGTAAAGACCAACTCGTAGTCTTCGCCCCCGAAGAGGGCAAACTCGAGGGGATCCACCTTAAAATGAAGCGCTGCCTGCCGCGTTGCCTGCCCTATCGGTACCTTTTCCGCCACAATCAATGCACCCATTCGACTGGCTCGAGNNNNNNNNNNNNNNNNNNNNNNNNNNNNNNNNNNNNNNNNNNNNNNNNNNNNNNNNNNNNNNNNNNNNNNNNNNNNNNNNNNNNNNNNNNNNNNNNNNNNNNNNNNNNNNNNNNNNNNNNNNNNNNNNNNNNNNNNNNNNNNNNNNNCTAATATCGTTAAGCGCCGTAACCGCCTTGCAATTACCCAGGAAGCGTCCTTCCCTAAGGCGGGGTACAGGTTCCAGATGCCTTTTTCTCACTGCCTGGACCCACGGTAAATGTTTCTCTCCTGCCTGCAGCAGACATTTCAGTCCTGCTGCCGAGCCGCCAAGCTCCCCGGTCACGGCGATCAAGTCCCCCGCCTGGGCGCCGGAACGCAGGCGGTA contains:
- a CDS encoding adenosylhomocysteinase, which translates into the protein MLNESMIRDIKLAPQGRLKIEWVENHMPVLSLLKKQFISEKPFAGKRIAVCLHLEAKTAYLAKVLQSGGAEVAVTASNPLSTQDDVVAALVEEGIRAYAWYGASPEEYEAHLNKVLDFQPDLIIDDGGDLVALLHRTRQTEAGKVIGGCEETTTGVLRLKALEREKKLLFPMVAVNDALSKYLFDNRYGTGQSVWDGINRSTNLVVAGKNVVVVGYGWCGKGVALRAKGLGAKVIVCEIDPIRANEALMDGYQVMPLAEAAPLGDFFITVTGNRDVIRKEHFALMKDQAILANAGHFDVEISKTDLAQYAVGRRKVRQNVEEFRLPDGRRIYLLAEGRLVNLAAGDGHPAEIMDLSFALQAYSLLFILENREKLEAKLYRVPDSIDRKVARLRLEALGIKIDTLTLEQETYLKTWQLDN